In Ruminococcaceae bacterium BL-6, a genomic segment contains:
- the citD gene encoding citrate lyase, acyl carrier (gamma) subunit (Evidence 2a : Function from experimental evidences in other organisms; Product type e : enzyme) has protein sequence MDIQKSAIAGTLESSDAQVIVEPSDHGMELSIESSVMNRYGRQIKAVVLETLDRLQVKNGKVAVVDKGALDCTLMARIECAVFRSCGLSQKNIPWGGAVK, from the coding sequence ATGGATATTCAGAAATCGGCAATTGCTGGAACATTGGAATCCAGTGATGCTCAGGTAATTGTCGAACCTTCGGACCATGGAATGGAGTTATCAATCGAAAGCAGTGTTATGAACCGGTACGGACGTCAAATTAAGGCGGTCGTTCTGGAAACATTGGATCGGTTGCAAGTTAAAAATGGAAAGGTCGCGGTCGTAGATAAAGGTGCATTGGACTGCACCTTAATGGCACGGATTGAATGCGCGGTATTCAGGAGCTGCGGCCTTTCTCAGAAAAATATACCTTGGGGAGGCGCTGTAAAATGA